The genomic DNA CGACTTCCTCGGCGTCGACATCCTGGTCTCGGGCGACCGCGCGGTGGTCAACGAGACCAACGCCCGCCCCACCGTCGACGCCGAGACCAAGTACGACCCGGGGTTCTACGACCGGCTGGCCGATCTGATTCGAGAGACGGCGGGCACGTCGTAGTCGCTCACGACGCGATGACTACTCCTCGAACACGAAGTACTGCTCGTAGTGGTCGGCACAGCCGGGATTGAACGCAGCGCCGCAGTCCGGACACTCGTGGGCACCGTCGACGAACTCGCGCGCGGTCAGCTCCGCGCCGCAGACCCCGCACAGCACCGCCGACGCCGAACTCTCCATCGGCAGGCGCTCGGCCTCGTGGTCCGCGGTCGCCTCGTGGCATCGGAAACAGGGGTAGTACGCCTCGCAGCAGGCGAACCGCAGCGCCACCACGTCGCGGTCGGTGTCGTAGTGGGCACAGCGCGTCTCGGAATCGACGTCGACGCCCCGGACGCGGTGACCGTGGATCTCGCGCTCCATCGTTGTTCAGTCCGCGATCGGTCTCAGGGCCGAGGCAAGTCGACTTCCTCCCCGTCTCGCGGTTTCACCGCTCGATTCATGGGAGGTCCACGACCTCCCCGTCGGCGTAGACCGTCGGCTCGCGGAGGATGCCGTCGAGGTGGACGGGCGCGTCGGTGTCGCCGCCGATGCCCGCGTCGTCGCCGATGGCGATATGGACCGTGCCGGCCGCCTTCTCGTCGAGCAGGACAGAGCCGACCAGGTCGGTCACCGCGACGTTGGTCCCGATGCCGAGTTCCGCGAGGTTGTAGGCGGCGTCGCCGACCTCGTCGGCGGCGTCCTCGACCTGCCGGCGGATGTCGTCGTCGGAGATGCGGGTGACCTGCCCGTCTTCGACGTCGAACTCCAGGGTCTGCCCGTCGTCGAGCAGGCCGTGGGGCATCATCGTCCCGTCGACGACGTAGGTACCGTTCGCGTCCTCGGGGCTGACGAACACCTCGCCCGCGGGGAGGTTCGAGAACCCGCCGGCCTCGTGGACGATGCCGGTGTCGTCGAGCCACTCCCGGTCGCCCGGCTCGAAGGTGATGTCGGTGCCCTGCGGCGAGGTGACCCGGACCTGCTCGGCGTCGGCGACCTGCGCCAGCACGTCCTCGCAGTGGGTCGCGATGGCGTCGTAGTCGGCCTCCAGCCCGGTGGTGAACACCTCCTCGGTGATGCCCGGGAGGGTCGCGCCGCGGGCGCCGGCCTCGTTGGCCTTCCCCCGGGCCCGGGTGTGGCTCAGGCTCTTGGTCGTCGGCGCGAGGAACACGTCGCTTCCGGCCATCGCGGCAGCGACCGGTTCGGGCGGCTCTGCGCCGTGCTGGGTCCCCGGCGGGAATCGCACGATTGTGGTGTCGTCGGTGACCTGGCTGGCCACCTCGTAGAGCGCCTCCCCGATGGGCTGGCGCTTGTCGTCGGTGACGATGCAGCACGACTCGGTCGGCTCCAGCGCGAGACACTGCCCGATGGCGGTCTCGGCCGCGTCGCGGAGGCTCATGGTCGGCAGGTGGTCCGGCGCGGGGTTAGGTCTTGTCTCTTCGTCCCGGGCGACGCGACAGAAGCCTCGGAGCCGGTTCGTTGACCGGCGGCTCTACGGCCCCGGCGAAGCGCTCGAAAGCGAATCCTTACTCGGCCTGTAGTTCAATTCTCGACGCCGTTCCTCGAAACCATTATGCGGCTCGCCGCCGGAAATCCACGTACATGCTACGGGTCGCCATCAACGGCTACGGGACCATCGGCAAGCGCGTCGCGGACGCTGTCCGCGCCCAACCGGACATGGAGGTCGTCGGCGTCGCCAAGACGCGGCCCAACTTCGAGGCCGAGCGCGCCGTCGAGAACGGCTACCCCCTCTACGCCGCGGTCGAGGACCGCGTTGAGCTGTTCGACGACGCCGGCATCGAACTCGCCGGCATGGTCGAGGAACTCGTCGAGGAGAGCGACGTGGTGGTCGACGCCTGCCCCTCGGGCATCGGCGAGCAGAACTCGGCGATGTACGAGGAGTACGACACGCCCGCGCTCTACCAGGGCGGCGAGTCGGCGGAGTTCGTCGACACCAGCTTCAACGCCCGGTCGAACTTCTCGGACGCCGTGGGGGCCGACCACGTCCGCGTGGTCTCCTGCAACACCACGGGACTCTCGCGGCTCGTCGCGCCGCTCCGCGAGGAGTACGGCGTCGAGAAGGTCCGGGCCACGCTGGTCCGTCGCGGCGGCGACCCCGCCCAGACCGGCCGGGGCCCCATCAACGACATCCTGCCGAACCCGGTCAGCCTCCCCTCCCACCACGGACCGGACGTCCAGACTATCTTCCCCGACCTGGCCATCGACACCCTCGGCCTGAAGGTGCCCGCGACGCTGATGCACATGCACAGCGTCAACGTCACGCTCGAGTCGGATCCCGACGCCGACGAGGTGCGCGACCTGCTCGAAGGCGAGTCGCGGCTGTTCGTCATCCCCGAGCACTTCGACATCGACGGCGCCGGCAAGCTCAAGGAGTACGCCCAGGACGTCGGCCGTCCGCGGGGCGACATCTGGGAGAACTGCGTCTGGGGCGAGTCGATCACGACGGAGGATAGCGTTGGCTCTTCGAGCCAACGGAGTGGAGGCGGTGAAACCGCCGGAACCGACCTCTACCTCTTCCAGG from Halorussus rarus includes the following:
- a CDS encoding CHY zinc finger protein, producing MEREIHGHRVRGVDVDSETRCAHYDTDRDVVALRFACCEAYYPCFRCHEATADHEAERLPMESSASAVLCGVCGAELTAREFVDGAHECPDCGAAFNPGCADHYEQYFVFEE
- a CDS encoding aminopeptidase, with the translated sequence MSLRDAAETAIGQCLALEPTESCCIVTDDKRQPIGEALYEVASQVTDDTTIVRFPPGTQHGAEPPEPVAAAMAGSDVFLAPTTKSLSHTRARGKANEAGARGATLPGITEEVFTTGLEADYDAIATHCEDVLAQVADAEQVRVTSPQGTDITFEPGDREWLDDTGIVHEAGGFSNLPAGEVFVSPEDANGTYVVDGTMMPHGLLDDGQTLEFDVEDGQVTRISDDDIRRQVEDAADEVGDAAYNLAELGIGTNVAVTDLVGSVLLDEKAAGTVHIAIGDDAGIGGDTDAPVHLDGILREPTVYADGEVVDLP
- a CDS encoding type II glyceraldehyde-3-phosphate dehydrogenase gives rise to the protein MLRVAINGYGTIGKRVADAVRAQPDMEVVGVAKTRPNFEAERAVENGYPLYAAVEDRVELFDDAGIELAGMVEELVEESDVVVDACPSGIGEQNSAMYEEYDTPALYQGGESAEFVDTSFNARSNFSDAVGADHVRVVSCNTTGLSRLVAPLREEYGVEKVRATLVRRGGDPAQTGRGPINDILPNPVSLPSHHGPDVQTIFPDLAIDTLGLKVPATLMHMHSVNVTLESDPDADEVRDLLEGESRLFVIPEHFDIDGAGKLKEYAQDVGRPRGDIWENCVWGESITTEDSVGSSSQRSGGGETAGTDLYLFQAIHQESDVVPENVDAIRAVTGSADAEESVETTNEALGMGI